One stretch of Streptococcus australis DNA includes these proteins:
- the rplP gene encoding 50S ribosomal protein L16, giving the protein MLVPKRVKHRREFRGKMRGEAKGGKEVAFGEYGLQATTSHWITNRQIEAARIAMTRYMKRGGKVWIKIFPHKSYTAKAIGVRMGSGKGAPEGWVAPVKRGKVMFEVAGVSEEIAREALRLASHKLPVKCKFVKREAE; this is encoded by the coding sequence ATGTTAGTACCTAAACGTGTTAAACACCGTCGTGAATTCCGTGGAAAAATGCGCGGTGAAGCAAAAGGTGGAAAAGAAGTAGCATTCGGTGAATACGGTCTTCAAGCTACAACTAGCCACTGGATCACTAACCGCCAAATCGAAGCTGCTCGTATCGCCATGACTCGTTACATGAAACGTGGTGGTAAAGTTTGGATTAAAATCTTCCCACACAAATCATACACTGCTAAAGCTATCGGTGTGCGTATGGGATCTGGTAAAGGGGCACCTGAAGGTTGGGTAGCACCAGTTAAACGTGGTAAAGTGATGTTTGAAGTTGCTGGTGTATCTGAAGAGATCGCTCGCGAAGCGCTTCGTCTTGCTAGCCACAAATTGCCAGTTAAATGTAAATTCGTAAAACGTGAAGCAGAATAA
- the rplF gene encoding 50S ribosomal protein L6, with the protein MSRIGNKVIVLPAGVELTNNDNVVTVKGPKGELTREFSKDIEIRVEGTEVTLHRPNDSKEMKTIHGTTRALLNNMVVGVSEGFKKELEMRGVGYRAQLQGNKLVLAVGKSHPDEVEAPEGITFELPNPTTIVVSGISKEVVGQTAAYVRSLRSPEPYKGKGIRYVGEYVRLKEGKTGK; encoded by the coding sequence ATGTCACGTATTGGTAATAAAGTTATCGTGTTGCCTGCTGGTGTTGAACTCACTAACAATGACAACGTAGTAACTGTAAAAGGACCTAAAGGAGAGCTTACTCGTGAGTTCTCAAAAGATATTGAAATCCGTGTGGAAGGTACTGAAGTAACTCTTCACCGTCCAAACGATTCAAAAGAAATGAAAACAATCCACGGAACTACTCGTGCCCTTTTGAACAACATGGTTGTTGGTGTATCAGAAGGATTCAAGAAAGAACTTGAAATGCGAGGGGTTGGTTACCGTGCACAACTTCAAGGAAATAAACTTGTCTTGGCTGTTGGTAAATCTCATCCAGACGAAGTTGAAGCTCCAGAAGGAATTACTTTTGAACTTCCAAACCCAACGACAATCGTTGTTAGCGGAATTTCAAAAGAGGTAGTTGGTCAAACAGCTGCTTACGTACGTAGCCTTCGCTCACCAGAGCCATATAAAGGTAAAGGTATCCGTTACGTTGGCGAATATGTTCGTCTTAAAGAAGGTAAAACTGGTAAATAA
- the rpsC gene encoding 30S ribosomal protein S3: MGQKVHPIGMRVGIIRDWDAKWYAEKEYADYLHEDLAIRKFVQKELADAAVSTIEIERAVNKVNVSLHTAKPGMVIGKGGANVDALRAKLNKLTGKQVHINIIEIKQPDLDAHLVGEGIARQLEQRVAFRRAQKQAIQRAMRAGAKGIKTQVSGRLNGADIARAEGYSEGTVPLHTLRADIDYAWEEADTTYGKLGVKVWIYRGEVLPARKNTKGGK; this comes from the coding sequence GTGGGTCAAAAAGTACATCCAATTGGTATGCGTGTCGGCATCATCCGTGATTGGGATGCCAAATGGTATGCTGAAAAAGAATACGCGGATTACCTTCATGAAGATCTTGCAATCCGTAAATTCGTTCAAAAAGAATTGGCTGACGCAGCAGTTTCAACAATCGAAATTGAACGCGCAGTAAACAAAGTTAACGTTTCACTTCACACTGCTAAACCAGGTATGGTTATCGGTAAAGGCGGTGCTAACGTTGATGCACTCCGTGCAAAACTTAACAAATTGACTGGAAAACAAGTACACATCAACATCATCGAAATCAAACAACCTGATTTGGATGCTCACCTTGTAGGTGAAGGAATTGCTCGTCAATTGGAGCAACGTGTTGCTTTCCGTCGTGCACAAAAACAAGCAATCCAACGTGCAATGCGTGCTGGAGCTAAAGGAATCAAAACTCAAGTATCAGGTCGTTTGAACGGTGCAGATATCGCCCGTGCTGAAGGATACTCTGAAGGAACTGTTCCACTTCACACACTTCGTGCAGATATCGATTACGCTTGGGAAGAAGCAGATACTACATACGGTAAACTTGGTGTTAAAGTATGGATCTACCGTGGTGAAGTTCTTCCAGCTCGTAAAAACACTAAAGGAGGTAAATAA
- the rpsS gene encoding 30S ribosomal protein S19 — protein MGRSLKKGPFVDEHLMKKVEAQANDEKKKVIKTWSRRSTIFPSFIGYTIAVYDGRKHVPVYIQEDMVGHKLGEFAPTRTYKGHAADDKKTRRK, from the coding sequence ATGGGACGCAGTCTTAAAAAAGGACCTTTCGTCGATGAGCATTTGATGAAAAAAGTTGAAGCTCAAGCAAATGACGAAAAGAAAAAAGTTATCAAAACTTGGTCACGTCGTTCAACGATCTTCCCAAGTTTCATTGGTTACACTATCGCAGTTTATGACGGACGTAAACACGTACCTGTTTACATCCAAGAAGACATGGTAGGTCACAAGCTTGGTGAATTTGCACCAACTCGTACTTACAAAGGTCACGCTGCAGACGACAAGAAAACACGTAGAAAATAA
- the rplV gene encoding 50S ribosomal protein L22, with protein sequence MAEITSAKAMARTVRVSPRKSRLVLDNIRGKSVADAIAILTFTPNKAAEIILKVLNSAVANAENNFGLDKANLVVSEAFANEGPTMKRFRPRAKGSASPINKRTAHITVAVAEK encoded by the coding sequence ATGGCAGAAATTACTTCAGCTAAAGCAATGGCTCGTACAGTACGTGTTTCACCTCGTAAATCACGTCTTGTTCTTGACAACATCCGTGGTAAAAGCGTAGCCGATGCTATTGCAATCTTGACATTCACTCCAAACAAAGCTGCTGAAATCATCTTGAAAGTTTTGAACTCAGCTGTAGCTAACGCTGAAAACAACTTTGGTTTGGATAAAGCTAACTTGGTAGTATCTGAAGCATTCGCAAACGAAGGACCAACTATGAAACGTTTCCGTCCACGTGCGAAAGGTTCAGCTTCACCAATCAACAAACGTACAGCTCACATTACTGTAGCTGTTGCAGAAAAATAA
- the rplR gene encoding 50S ribosomal protein L18, with translation MISKPDKNKLRQKRHRRVRGKLSGTADRPRLNVFRSNTGIYAQVIDDVAGVTLASASTLDKEVSKGTKTEQAVAVGKLVAERASAKGISEVVFDRGGYLYHGRVKALADAARENGLKF, from the coding sequence GTGATTTCTAAACCAGATAAAAACAAACTCCGCCAAAAACGCCACCGTCGCGTTCGCGGAAAACTCTCTGGAACTGCTGATCGCCCACGTTTGAACGTATTCCGTTCTAATACAGGCATCTACGCTCAAGTGATTGATGACGTAGCGGGTGTAACGCTCGCAAGTGCTTCAACTCTTGACAAAGAAGTTTCAAAAGGAACTAAAACTGAACAAGCCGTTGCTGTCGGAAAACTCGTTGCAGAACGTGCAAGTGCTAAAGGTATTTCAGAAGTGGTGTTCGACCGCGGTGGATATCTATATCACGGACGTGTGAAAGCTTTGGCTGATGCAGCTCGTGAAAACGGATTGAAATTCTAA
- a CDS encoding 50S ribosomal protein L23, with protein MNLYDVIKKPVITESSMAQLEAGKYVFEVDTRAHKLLIKQAVEAAFEGVKVANVNTINVKPKAKRVGRYTGFTNKTKKAIITLTADSKAIELFAAEAE; from the coding sequence ATGAATTTGTATGATGTTATCAAAAAACCTGTCATCACTGAAAGCTCAATGGCTCAACTTGAAGCAGGTAAATATGTATTTGAAGTTGACACTCGTGCACACAAACTTTTGATCAAGCAAGCTGTTGAAGCTGCTTTCGAAGGTGTTAAAGTTGCCAACGTTAACACAATCAACGTAAAACCAAAAGCTAAACGTGTTGGACGTTACACTGGCTTTACTAACAAAACTAAAAAAGCTATCATCACACTTACAGCTGATTCAAAAGCAATCGAGTTGTTTGCTGCTGAAGCTGAATAA
- the rpsQ gene encoding 30S ribosomal protein S17, which translates to MERNNRKVLVGRVVSDKMDKTITVVVETKRNHPVYGKRINYSKKYKAHDENNVAKEGDIVRIMETRPLSATKRFRLVEVVEEAVII; encoded by the coding sequence ATGGAACGCAATAATCGTAAAGTTCTTGTTGGACGTGTTGTATCTGACAAAATGGACAAGACAATCACAGTTGTAGTTGAAACAAAACGTAACCACCCAGTCTATGGTAAACGTATTAACTACTCTAAGAAATACAAAGCACATGATGAAAACAATGTTGCCAAAGAAGGTGATATCGTACGTATCATGGAAACTCGTCCGCTTTCAGCTACAAAACGTTTCCGTCTTGTAGAAGTTGTTGAAGAAGCGGTCATCATCTAA
- the rplN gene encoding 50S ribosomal protein L14, which yields MIQTETRLKVADNSGAREILTIKVLGGSGRKFANIGDVIVASVKQATPGGAVKKGDVVKAVIVRTKSGARRADGSYIKFDENAAVIIREDKTPRGTRIFGPVARELREGGFMKIVSLAPEVL from the coding sequence ATGATTCAAACAGAAACTCGTTTGAAAGTCGCAGACAACAGCGGTGCTCGCGAAATCTTGACTATCAAAGTTCTTGGTGGTTCAGGACGTAAATTTGCAAACATCGGTGATGTTATCGTGGCATCTGTAAAACAAGCTACTCCTGGTGGTGCGGTTAAAAAAGGTGACGTTGTAAAAGCTGTTATCGTTCGTACTAAATCAGGTGCTCGTCGTGCTGATGGTTCATACATCAAATTTGACGAAAACGCAGCAGTTATTATCCGTGAAGACAAAACTCCTCGCGGAACACGTATCTTTGGCCCAGTTGCACGTGAATTGCGTGAAGGTGGCTTCATGAAGATCGTGTCACTTGCTCCAGAAGTACTTTAA
- the rpmC gene encoding 50S ribosomal protein L29 codes for MKLNEVKEFVKELRGLSQEELAKRENELKKELFELRFQAATGQLEQTARLKEVKKQIARIKTVQSEAK; via the coding sequence ATGAAACTTAATGAAGTAAAAGAATTTGTTAAAGAACTTCGTGGTCTTTCTCAAGAAGAACTCGCGAAGCGCGAAAACGAATTGAAAAAAGAATTGTTTGAACTTCGTTTCCAAGCTGCTACTGGTCAATTGGAACAAACAGCTCGCTTGAAAGAAGTTAAAAAACAAATCGCTCGTATCAAAACAGTTCAATCTGAAGCGAAATAA
- the rplC gene encoding 50S ribosomal protein L3, which yields MTKGILGKKVGMTQIFTEAGELIPVTVIEATPNVVLQVKTVETDGYNAIQVGFDDKREVLSNKPAKGHVAKANTAPKRFIREFKNVEGLEVGAEITVETFAAGDVVDVTGTSKGKGFQGVIKRHGQSRGPMAHGSRYHRRPGSMGPVAPNRVFKGKNLAGRMGGDRVTIQNLEVVQVVPEKNVILIKGNVPGAKKSLITIKSAVKAGK from the coding sequence AATCTTCACTGAAGCTGGCGAATTGATCCCTGTAACAGTTATTGAAGCAACTCCAAACGTTGTTCTTCAAGTTAAAACTGTTGAAACAGACGGATACAACGCTATCCAAGTTGGTTTCGATGACAAACGCGAAGTATTGAGCAACAAACCTGCTAAAGGACATGTAGCGAAAGCTAACACGGCTCCTAAGCGCTTCATTCGTGAATTCAAAAACGTTGAAGGCTTGGAAGTTGGTGCTGAAATCACAGTTGAAACATTCGCAGCTGGAGACGTTGTTGACGTAACTGGTACTTCTAAAGGTAAAGGTTTCCAAGGTGTTATTAAACGTCACGGACAATCACGTGGACCAATGGCTCACGGTTCTCGTTACCACCGTCGTCCAGGTTCTATGGGACCTGTTGCACCTAACCGCGTATTCAAAGGTAAAAACCTTGCAGGACGTATGGGTGGCGACCGCGTAACAATTCAAAACCTTGAAGTTGTACAAGTTGTTCCAGAAAAGAACGTTATCCTTATCAAAGGTAACGTACCAGGTGCTAAGAAATCTCTTATCACTATCAAATCAGCAGTTAAAGCTGGTAAATAA
- the rpmD gene encoding 50S ribosomal protein L30, whose amino-acid sequence MAQIKITLTKSPIGRIPSQRKTVVALGLGKLNSSVIKEDNAAIRGMITAVSHLVTVEEVN is encoded by the coding sequence ATGGCTCAAATTAAAATTACTTTGACTAAGTCTCCAATCGGACGCATTCCATCACAACGTAAAACTGTTGTAGCACTTGGACTTGGCAAATTGAACAGCTCTGTTATCAAAGAAGACAACGCTGCTATCCGTGGTATGATCACTGCAGTATCTCACTTGGTAACAGTTGAAGAAGTAAACTAA
- the rpsH gene encoding 30S ribosomal protein S8, producing the protein MVMTDPIADFLTRIRNANQAKHEVLEVPASNIKKGIAEILKREGFVKNVEIIEDDKQGIIRVFLKYGPNGEKVITNLKRVSKPGLRVYKKREDLPKVLNGLGIAILSTSEGLLTDKEARQKNVGGEVIAYVW; encoded by the coding sequence ATGGTTATGACTGACCCAATCGCAGACTTCCTAACTCGTATTCGTAACGCTAACCAAGCGAAGCACGAAGTACTTGAAGTACCTGCATCAAACATCAAAAAAGGGATTGCTGAAATCCTTAAACGCGAAGGTTTTGTTAAGAACGTAGAAATCATCGAAGATGACAAACAAGGCATCATCCGTGTATTCCTTAAATACGGACCAAACGGTGAAAAAGTTATCACTAACTTGAAACGTGTTTCTAAACCAGGACTTCGTGTCTACAAAAAACGTGAAGATCTTCCAAAAGTACTTAACGGACTTGGAATTGCTATCCTCTCAACATCTGAAGGCTTGTTGACTGATAAAGAAGCTCGCCAAAAAAATGTTGGTGGGGAAGTTATCGCTTACGTTTGGTAA
- the rpsE gene encoding 30S ribosomal protein S5 yields the protein MAFKDNAVELEERVVAVNRVTKVVKGGRRLRFAALVVVGDHNGRVGFGTGKAQEVPEAIRKAVEDAKKNLIEVPMVGTTIPHEVLSEFGGAKVLLKPAVEGSGVAAGGAVRAVVELAGVADITSKSLGSNTPINIVRATVEGLKQLKRAEEVAALRGISVSDLA from the coding sequence ATGGCATTTAAAGACAATGCAGTTGAATTAGAAGAACGCGTAGTTGCTGTCAACCGTGTTACAAAAGTTGTTAAAGGTGGACGTCGTCTTCGTTTCGCAGCTCTTGTTGTTGTTGGTGACCACAATGGTCGCGTAGGATTTGGTACTGGTAAAGCTCAAGAAGTTCCAGAAGCAATCCGTAAAGCAGTAGAAGATGCTAAGAAAAACTTGATTGAAGTTCCTATGGTTGGAACAACAATCCCACACGAAGTTCTTTCAGAATTTGGTGGAGCTAAAGTATTGTTGAAACCTGCTGTAGAAGGTTCTGGAGTTGCCGCTGGTGGTGCAGTTCGTGCCGTTGTGGAATTGGCAGGTGTGGCAGATATTACATCTAAATCACTTGGCTCTAACACTCCAATCAACATTGTTCGCGCAACTGTTGAAGGTTTGAAACAATTGAAACGCGCTGAAGAAGTTGCTGCCCTTCGTGGTATCTCAGTTTCTGATTTGGCATAA
- the rplD gene encoding 50S ribosomal protein L4 — protein sequence MANVTLFDQTGKEAGQVVLNDAVFGIEPNESVVFDVIISQRASLRQGTHAVKNRSAVSGGGRKPWRQKGTGRARQGSIRSPQWRGGGVVFGPTPRSYGYKLPQKVRRLALKSVYSEKVAENKFVAVDALSFTAPKTAEFAKVLAALSIDSKVLVILEEGNEFAALSARNLPNVKVATATTASVLDIANSDKLLVTQAAISKIEEVLA from the coding sequence ATGGCAAACGTAACATTATTTGACCAAACTGGTAAAGAAGCTGGCCAAGTTGTTCTTAACGATGCAGTATTTGGTATTGAACCAAATGAATCAGTTGTGTTTGATGTGATCATCAGCCAACGCGCAAGCCTTCGTCAAGGAACACACGCTGTTAAAAACCGCTCTGCAGTATCAGGTGGTGGACGCAAACCATGGCGTCAAAAAGGAACTGGACGTGCTCGTCAAGGTTCTATCCGCTCACCACAATGGCGTGGTGGTGGTGTTGTCTTCGGACCAACTCCACGTTCATACGGCTACAAACTTCCACAAAAAGTTCGTCGCCTAGCTCTTAAATCAGTTTATTCTGAAAAAGTTGCTGAAAACAAATTCGTAGCTGTAGACGCTCTTTCATTTACAGCTCCAAAAACTGCTGAATTTGCAAAAGTTCTTGCAGCATTGAGCATCGATTCTAAAGTTCTTGTTATCCTTGAAGAAGGAAATGAATTCGCGGCTCTTTCAGCTCGTAACCTTCCAAACGTGAAAGTTGCAACTGCTACAACTGCAAGTGTTCTTGACATCGCAAATAGCGACAAACTTCTTGTCACACAAGCAGCTATCTCTAAAATCGAGGAGGTTCTTGCATAA
- the rplE gene encoding 50S ribosomal protein L5, protein MANRLKEKYLNEVVPALTEQFNYSSVMAVPKVDKIVLNMGVGEAVSNAKSLEKAAEELALISGQKPLITKAKKSIAGFRLREGVAIGAKVTLRGERMYEFLDKLVSVSLPRVRDFHGVPTKSFDGRGNYTLGVKEQLIFPEINFDDVDKTRGLDIVIVTTANTDEESRALLTGLGMPFAK, encoded by the coding sequence ATGGCAAATCGTTTAAAAGAAAAATATCTTAATGAAGTAGTTCCTGCTTTGACAGAACAATTCAACTACTCATCAGTGATGGCTGTGCCTAAAGTAGATAAGATCGTTTTGAACATGGGTGTTGGTGAAGCTGTATCAAACGCTAAAAGCCTTGAAAAAGCTGCTGAAGAATTGGCACTTATCTCAGGTCAAAAACCACTTATCACTAAAGCTAAAAAATCAATCGCCGGCTTCCGTCTTCGTGAAGGTGTAGCGATCGGTGCAAAAGTTACCCTTCGTGGTGAACGTATGTACGAATTCTTGGACAAATTGGTTTCAGTTTCACTTCCACGTGTACGTGACTTCCACGGTGTTCCAACAAAATCATTTGATGGACGCGGCAACTACACACTTGGTGTGAAAGAACAATTGATCTTCCCAGAAATCAACTTTGATGACGTTGACAAAACTCGTGGTCTTGACATCGTTATCGTAACAACTGCTAACACTGACGAAGAGTCACGTGCATTGCTTACAGGCCTTGGAATGCCTTTTGCAAAATAA
- the rplB gene encoding 50S ribosomal protein L2, with protein MGIRVYKPTTNGRRNMTSLDFAEITTSTPEKSLLVALKSKAGRNNNGRITVRHQGGGHKRFYRLVDFKRNKDNVEAVVKTIEYDPNRSANIALVHYTDGVKAYIIAPKGLEVGQRIVSGPEADIKVGNALPLANIPVGTLIHNIELKPGRGGELVRAAGASAQVLGQEGKYVLVRLQSGEVRMILGTCRATVGVVGNEQHGLVNLGKAGRSRWKGIRPTVRGSVMNPNDHPHGGGEGKAPVGRKAPSTPWGKPALGLKTRNKKAKSDKLIVRRRNEK; from the coding sequence GTGGGAATTCGTGTTTATAAACCAACAACAAACGGTCGCCGTAATATGACTTCTTTGGATTTCGCTGAAATCACAACAAGCACTCCTGAAAAATCATTGCTTGTTGCTTTGAAGAGCAAGGCTGGTCGTAACAACAACGGTCGTATCACAGTTCGTCACCAAGGTGGTGGACACAAACGTTTCTACCGTTTGGTTGACTTCAAACGTAACAAAGACAACGTTGAAGCTGTTGTTAAAACAATCGAGTACGATCCAAACCGTTCTGCAAACATCGCTCTTGTACACTACACTGACGGTGTGAAAGCATACATCATCGCTCCAAAAGGTCTTGAAGTTGGTCAACGTATCGTTTCAGGTCCAGAAGCAGATATCAAAGTCGGAAACGCACTTCCACTTGCTAACATCCCAGTTGGTACTTTGATCCACAACATCGAATTGAAACCAGGTCGTGGTGGAGAATTGGTACGTGCTGCTGGTGCTTCTGCTCAAGTATTGGGTCAAGAAGGTAAATATGTTCTTGTTCGTCTTCAATCTGGCGAAGTACGTATGATTCTTGGAACTTGTCGTGCAACAGTTGGTGTTGTCGGAAACGAACAACATGGACTTGTGAACCTTGGTAAAGCAGGACGTAGCCGTTGGAAAGGTATCCGCCCAACAGTTCGTGGTTCTGTAATGAACCCTAACGATCACCCACACGGTGGTGGTGAAGGTAAAGCACCAGTTGGTCGTAAAGCGCCATCTACTCCATGGGGCAAACCTGCTCTTGGTCTTAAAACTCGTAACAAGAAAGCGAAATCTGACAAACTTATCGTTCGTCGTCGCAACGAGAAATAA
- a CDS encoding type Z 30S ribosomal protein S14, with protein sequence MAKKSMIAKNKRPAKFSTQAYTRCEKCGRPHSVYRKFKLCRVCFRELAYKGQIPGVTKASW encoded by the coding sequence ATGGCTAAAAAATCAATGATTGCTAAGAACAAACGTCCAGCGAAGTTCTCTACTCAAGCTTATACTCGTTGTGAAAAATGTGGTCGTCCACATTCAGTTTACCGCAAATTTAAACTTTGCCGTGTTTGCTTCCGTGAATTAGCTTACAAAGGACAAATTCCTGGTGTAACAAAAGCATCTTGGTAA
- the rplX gene encoding 50S ribosomal protein L24, giving the protein MFVKKGDKVRVIAGKDKGTEAVVLTALPKVNKVIVEGVNIVKKHQRPTNELPQGGIIEKEAAIHVSNVQVLDKNGVAGRVGYKFVDGKKVRYNKKSGEVLD; this is encoded by the coding sequence ATGTTTGTAAAAAAAGGCGACAAAGTTCGCGTAATCGCTGGTAAAGATAAGGGAACAGAAGCTGTTGTCCTTACTGCCCTTCCAAAAGTAAACAAAGTTATCGTTGAAGGTGTAAACATCGTTAAGAAACACCAACGTCCAACTAATGAGCTTCCTCAAGGTGGTATCATCGAGAAAGAAGCAGCTATCCACGTATCAAACGTTCAAGTTTTGGACAAAAACGGTGTAGCTGGTCGTGTTGGTTACAAATTTGTAGACGGTAAAAAAGTTCGCTACAACAAAAAATCAGGCGAAGTGCTTGATTAA